A genomic region of Caulobacter sp. NIBR2454 contains the following coding sequences:
- a CDS encoding alpha/beta fold hydrolase, with protein sequence MRPVVMIHGAFCGGWVFDDFRRPFEAVGFDMLTPDLPGHGPDENPAGQSMSDYARAIADVCEAQSEPAILIGHSLGGLVAQMAAARLATRRRPVAALILLAPSSPWGVTGTSMEEAVSAFGLYGLGPYWLQSVDPQYDVALNYSLNNLTRVRADEIFARMVPESGRALFETLNWWLDPMMTTSVSAIGVPTLTIAGGRDVIHPPATVRQTAARLGGAFRTFPQMSHWLPAEPGWDDVAAACLEWLTQEARAAA encoded by the coding sequence ATGCGCCCCGTGGTGATGATCCACGGGGCGTTTTGCGGCGGCTGGGTGTTCGACGATTTCCGGCGGCCCTTTGAGGCCGTGGGCTTCGATATGCTGACGCCCGACCTGCCGGGTCATGGTCCCGACGAAAATCCTGCGGGTCAGTCCATGAGCGACTACGCCCGCGCGATCGCGGACGTCTGCGAAGCCCAATCCGAACCTGCGATCCTGATCGGTCATTCTCTTGGCGGCCTCGTCGCCCAGATGGCGGCTGCGCGTCTCGCTACGCGGCGCAGGCCCGTCGCGGCCCTGATCCTGCTGGCCCCATCATCGCCCTGGGGCGTCACCGGCACCTCGATGGAAGAGGCCGTCAGCGCATTCGGACTTTATGGGCTTGGCCCCTACTGGCTGCAGTCGGTCGATCCTCAGTACGACGTGGCCCTGAACTACAGCCTGAACAACCTGACCAGGGTCAGAGCCGACGAGATCTTCGCCCGCATGGTCCCGGAAAGTGGCCGCGCCCTGTTCGAGACCCTGAACTGGTGGCTCGACCCGATGATGACGACCAGCGTCAGCGCCATCGGTGTTCCGACCCTGACCATCGCCGGGGGTAGGGACGTCATCCACCCCCCCGCCACCGTACGCCAGACGGCGGCGCGGCTTGGTGGAGCGTTCCGCACCTTTCCACAGATGAGCCATTGGCTTCCCGCCGAACCGGGCTGGGACGATGTCGCCGCCGCCTGTTTGGAATGGCTGACGCAGGAAGCGCGCGCCGCCGCCTAA
- the atpD gene encoding F0F1 ATP synthase subunit beta, which translates to MAKTPATAPKAAAPKAAKAAAAPKAAAPKAAAPKKAAAPKAPAKAAATKALVPVGATGRIVQVIGAVVDVEFTGALPAILNALETTNTDQRTGETFRLVLEVAQHLGENTVRTIAMDTTEGLTRGQRVSDTGNAINVPVGPATLGRIMNVVGDPIDEGGPIATAERRPIHAEAPSFAEQTTTAEVLVTGIKVIDLLCPYTKGGKIGLFGGAGVGKTVTMQELINNIAKAYGGYSVLAGVGERTREGNDLYHEMIESGVNKAGGGEGSRCALVYGQMNEPPGARARVALTGLAQAEYFRDEEGKDVLLFVDNIFRFTQAGAEVSALLGRIPSAVGYQPTLATEMGNLQERITSTSKGSITSVQAVYVPADDLTDPAPATSFAHLDATTVLSRDIAAQAIFPAVDPLDSTSRIMDPNVIGEEHYAVARRVQEILQQYKSLKDIIAILGMDELSEDDKLVVARARKIQRFLSQPFHVAEQFTNLPGVFVSLEDTIRSFKAICDGGYDHLPEPAFYNVGTIEEAVAKAEKLAAEAA; encoded by the coding sequence ATGGCCAAGACCCCTGCTACGGCCCCCAAGGCCGCCGCCCCGAAGGCTGCTAAAGCCGCCGCCGCTCCGAAAGCCGCCGCTCCGAAAGCCGCCGCGCCGAAGAAGGCTGCTGCGCCGAAGGCTCCCGCGAAGGCCGCCGCCACCAAGGCGCTGGTCCCCGTCGGCGCGACCGGCCGCATCGTCCAGGTGATCGGCGCCGTCGTCGACGTCGAGTTCACCGGCGCCCTGCCGGCGATCCTCAATGCGCTGGAGACCACCAACACCGACCAGCGCACCGGCGAGACGTTCCGCCTGGTTCTGGAAGTCGCCCAGCACCTGGGTGAGAACACGGTCCGCACCATCGCCATGGACACCACCGAGGGCCTGACCCGCGGTCAGCGGGTGAGCGACACGGGTAACGCCATCAACGTGCCGGTCGGCCCCGCCACCCTGGGCCGTATCATGAACGTGGTCGGCGATCCGATCGACGAAGGCGGCCCGATCGCCACGGCCGAGCGTCGCCCGATCCACGCTGAGGCCCCGTCCTTCGCCGAGCAGACCACGACCGCCGAAGTGCTCGTCACCGGCATCAAGGTCATCGACCTGCTCTGCCCCTACACCAAGGGCGGCAAGATCGGCCTGTTCGGCGGCGCCGGCGTCGGCAAGACCGTGACCATGCAGGAACTGATCAACAACATCGCCAAGGCCTACGGCGGTTATTCGGTTCTGGCCGGCGTGGGTGAACGCACCCGCGAAGGCAACGACCTCTATCACGAGATGATCGAGTCCGGCGTGAACAAGGCTGGCGGCGGCGAAGGCAGCCGTTGCGCACTGGTCTATGGTCAGATGAACGAGCCTCCCGGCGCCCGTGCCCGCGTGGCTCTGACCGGTCTGGCCCAGGCCGAGTACTTCCGCGACGAAGAAGGCAAAGACGTGCTGCTCTTCGTCGACAACATCTTCCGCTTCACCCAAGCCGGCGCCGAAGTGTCGGCTCTGCTGGGCCGCATCCCCTCGGCCGTGGGTTATCAGCCCACCCTGGCCACCGAGATGGGCAACCTGCAGGAGCGCATCACCTCGACCAGCAAGGGTTCGATCACCTCGGTCCAGGCCGTGTACGTTCCCGCCGACGACCTGACCGACCCGGCGCCCGCCACCTCGTTCGCCCACTTGGACGCGACGACCGTGCTGAGCCGCGACATCGCCGCCCAGGCCATCTTCCCGGCCGTGGACCCGCTGGACTCCACCAGCCGGATCATGGACCCGAACGTTATCGGCGAAGAGCACTATGCCGTCGCCCGCCGCGTTCAGGAGATCCTGCAGCAGTACAAGTCGCTGAAGGACATCATCGCGATCCTGGGCATGGATGAGCTGTCTGAAGACGACAAGCTGGTCGTCGCCCGCGCCCGCAAGATCCAGCGCTTCCTGTCGCAGCCGTTCCACGTGGCCGAGCAGTTCACCAACCTGCCGGGCGTGTTCGTGTCGCTGGAAGACACGATCCGCTCGTTCAAGGCGATCTGCGACGGCGGCTACGACCACCTGCCGGAGCCGGCCTTCTACAACGTCGGCACCATCGAGGAAGCCGTCGCCAAGGCCGAGAAGCTGGCCGCGGAAGCCGCCTGA
- the sugE gene encoding quaternary ammonium compound efflux SMR transporter SugE — protein sequence MAWIILFIAGLFEIGWAVGLKYTHGFTRLWPTVFTAVSLVLSMGLLGWAVRTLPLGTAYAVWTGIGAVGTVIIGIWLFKEPATVARLVCVGLIVAGILGLKLFSPPSS from the coding sequence ATGGCCTGGATCATTCTCTTCATCGCCGGACTGTTCGAAATCGGCTGGGCCGTCGGGCTCAAATACACCCACGGGTTCACGCGCCTGTGGCCCACTGTGTTCACCGCCGTGAGTCTGGTGCTCAGCATGGGCTTGCTGGGGTGGGCTGTGCGAACCCTGCCGCTGGGCACGGCCTATGCCGTGTGGACCGGCATCGGCGCGGTGGGCACCGTCATCATCGGCATCTGGCTGTTCAAGGAGCCGGCGACGGTGGCGCGCCTAGTCTGCGTAGGCCTGATCGTAGCCGGGATTCTGGGGCTCAAGCTATTTTCGCCGCCTAGCAGTTAG
- a CDS encoding RNA pyrophosphohydrolase, protein MSPDLSAYRPNVGVVLFHPDGRVWLGRRANTPDPWNWQFPQGGVDEGEDLEIAARRELLEETGVETVTLLGRTEDWIVYDFPPEVLSKQIARGWKGQKQVWFAFRFDGDESEINLSSHADIEFDAWRWGALDEAVELVIPFKRNVYGQVIDAFRRFAGV, encoded by the coding sequence ATGAGTCCCGACCTGTCCGCCTATCGGCCCAATGTCGGGGTCGTGCTTTTCCATCCTGACGGTCGCGTCTGGCTGGGCCGCCGCGCCAATACGCCGGACCCGTGGAACTGGCAGTTTCCTCAGGGCGGCGTCGACGAGGGCGAGGACCTGGAAATCGCCGCGCGCCGTGAACTGCTGGAGGAGACCGGGGTCGAAACCGTCACGCTGCTCGGCCGCACCGAGGACTGGATTGTCTACGACTTCCCGCCCGAGGTGCTGAGCAAGCAGATCGCCCGCGGCTGGAAAGGTCAAAAGCAGGTCTGGTTTGCTTTTCGCTTCGACGGCGACGAGTCGGAAATCAATCTTTCATCTCACGCGGATATCGAATTTGACGCTTGGCGGTGGGGCGCACTCGACGAAGCAGTCGAATTGGTCATACCCTTCAAGCGAAACGTGTACGGACAAGTGATAGACGCTTTCCGACGTTTCGCGGGGGTCTAG
- a CDS encoding ATP synthase F1 subunit epsilon, producing the protein MAKLHFSLVAPERELYSGDVDQVDAPGTEGDFGVLAGHAPFMTALKEGRVTVRDGSAVRAFDIQGGFADVTPDGLTILAEHAVEAA; encoded by the coding sequence ATGGCCAAGCTGCACTTCTCCCTCGTCGCGCCCGAGCGCGAGCTCTACTCGGGTGACGTCGATCAGGTCGACGCCCCCGGGACCGAGGGCGACTTCGGTGTCCTGGCCGGCCACGCTCCGTTCATGACGGCCCTCAAGGAGGGCCGCGTGACGGTGCGTGACGGTTCGGCCGTGCGCGCGTTTGATATCCAGGGCGGCTTCGCCGACGTCACGCCCGATGGCCTGACGATCCTGGCAGAGCACGCGGTAGAAGCCGCCTAG